The Macrobrachium rosenbergii isolate ZJJX-2024 chromosome 18, ASM4041242v1, whole genome shotgun sequence genome has a window encoding:
- the Rpi gene encoding ribose-5-phosphate isomerase, giving the protein MFLHQLSRNLKITFTTKFLSQNFPRRQQHLYLSTMSAVESAKKAAAFKAVDNHIKDGDKVGIGSGSTVVYAVERLAQRVSEEGLQVTCVPTSFQARQLIVQNNLKLSDLEITPELDVAIDGADEADENLTLIKGGGGCQLQEKIVASAAKLFVVIADYRKDSTSLGEQWKKGVPIEVVPMAYRPVQMKLESLLGGEAVLREAKAKAGPVVTDNGNFILDWIFDGKFDWKDVDRQIMMIPGVVETGLFVNMATVAYFGMEDGSVKERQV; this is encoded by the exons ATGTTTCTGCATCAGCTGTCGCGGAATcttaaaatcactttcacaacaaaatttctctctcagaattttcCCAGGCGACAGCAACATTTGTATTTATCTACCATGAGTGCTGTCGAAAGTGCCAAGAAAGCTGCAGCCTTTAAAGCTGTCGATAATCACATTAAG GATGGTGACAAGGTTGGCATAGGGAGTGGCTCTACAGTTGTGTATGCAGTGGAAAGGTTAG CTCAAAGAGTCAGTGAGGAAGGCCTGCAGGTAACTTGTGTTCCTACTTCATTCCAAGCAAGGCAGCTGATAGTGCAAAATAACCTGAAGCTTTCTGACTTGGAAATAACTCCAGAG CTTGATGTTGCCATTGATGGTGCCGATGAGGCTGATGAAAACCTCACCCTTATCAAAGGTGGTGGAGGCTGTCAGTTACAGGAGAAGATTGTGGCTTCTGCTGCTAAGCTATTTGTAGTTATAGCTGATTATAG GAAAGATTCTACATCTCTTGGTGAACAGTGGAAGAAAGGTGTTCCTATTGAAGTAGTGCCAATGGCATATCGACCAGTGCAGATGAAGTTGGAGTCCCTCCTAGGAGGTGAAGCTGTATTGAGAGAGGCTAAAGCAAAAGCT GGTCCAGTAGTAACAGATAATGGAAATTTCATCCTGGATTGGATTTTTGATGGAAAATTTGACTGGAAGGATGTTGATCGGCAGATTATGATGATTCCAG GTGTGGTTGAGACTGGTTTGTTTGTCAACATGGCCACAGTTGCATATTTTGGCATGGAAGATGGCTCAGTGAAAGAACGTCAAGTGTGA
- the LOC136848139 gene encoding uncharacterized protein isoform X2 has translation MNRSLPKPPTITVVIRNLPIKTTEEELTDLCTTCGGVAEVEIPTKVSSFTKFKYAFIRFVSLEAALTAVSKLDGLMVQKRRISVQLARNHWRNTNERTVLHDLITYEDKEKATPDLSEEEINATIAHTCCEQWQQHRRRNADKDLPSFGKIMEIILKATEDAEEFKDECTESESIIDDYIYSSVCEELATD, from the exons ATGAACAGGTCTCTTCCAAAG CCTCCAACTATAACAGTCGTTATCAGGAACCTTCCTATAAAAACAACTGAAGAAGAATTAACAGATCTTTGCACTACTTGTGGTGGGGTGGCAGAAGTTGAAATACCAACAAAGGTATCTTCTTTTACAAAGTTCAAGTATGC TTTTATTCGGTTTGTAAGCCTAGAAGCTGCCTTGACTGCAGTCTCAAAGCTGGATGGTCTCATGGTGCAAAAGCGGAGGATCAGCGTTCAGCTTGCTCGAAACCACTGGAGAAACACCAATGAGAGAACAG TTCTTCATGATTTAATTACTTATGAAGACAAAGAAAAGGCTACACCAGATCTTTCAGAAGAGGAGATCAATGCAACCATAGCGCACACATGTTGTGAACAATGGCAGCAACATCGAAGAAGAAATGCAGACAAAG ATCTTCCAAGCTttggaaaaataatggaaatcatcttaaaagctactgaggatgCTGAGGAATTCAAAGATGAGTGTACCGAATCTGAATCAATCATTGATGATTACATATATTCATCAGTGTGTGAAGAATTAGCAAcagactga
- the LOC136848139 gene encoding uncharacterized protein isoform X1 — protein MWLTFTITKEMITENESLPPTITVVIRNLPIKTTEEELTDLCTTCGGVAEVEIPTKVSSFTKFKYAFIRFVSLEAALTAVSKLDGLMVQKRRISVQLARNHWRNTNERTVLHDLITYEDKEKATPDLSEEEINATIAHTCCEQWQQHRRRNADKDLPSFGKIMEIILKATEDAEEFKDECTESESIIDDYIYSSVCEELATD, from the exons ATGTGGCTCACATTCACAATAACAAAGgagatgataactgaaaatgaaagttta CCTCCAACTATAACAGTCGTTATCAGGAACCTTCCTATAAAAACAACTGAAGAAGAATTAACAGATCTTTGCACTACTTGTGGTGGGGTGGCAGAAGTTGAAATACCAACAAAGGTATCTTCTTTTACAAAGTTCAAGTATGC TTTTATTCGGTTTGTAAGCCTAGAAGCTGCCTTGACTGCAGTCTCAAAGCTGGATGGTCTCATGGTGCAAAAGCGGAGGATCAGCGTTCAGCTTGCTCGAAACCACTGGAGAAACACCAATGAGAGAACAG TTCTTCATGATTTAATTACTTATGAAGACAAAGAAAAGGCTACACCAGATCTTTCAGAAGAGGAGATCAATGCAACCATAGCGCACACATGTTGTGAACAATGGCAGCAACATCGAAGAAGAAATGCAGACAAAG ATCTTCCAAGCTttggaaaaataatggaaatcatcttaaaagctactgaggatgCTGAGGAATTCAAAGATGAGTGTACCGAATCTGAATCAATCATTGATGATTACATATATTCATCAGTGTGTGAAGAATTAGCAAcagactga
- the LOC136848139 gene encoding uncharacterized protein isoform X3, whose protein sequence is MWLTFTITKEMITENESLPPTITVVIRNLPIKTTEEELTDLCTTCGGVAEVEIPTKVSSFTKFKYAFIRFVSLEAALTAVSKLDGLMVQKRRISVQLARNHWRNTNERTVLHDLITYEDKEKATPDLSEEEINATIAHTCCEQWQQHRRRNADKDTELQL, encoded by the exons ATGTGGCTCACATTCACAATAACAAAGgagatgataactgaaaatgaaagttta CCTCCAACTATAACAGTCGTTATCAGGAACCTTCCTATAAAAACAACTGAAGAAGAATTAACAGATCTTTGCACTACTTGTGGTGGGGTGGCAGAAGTTGAAATACCAACAAAGGTATCTTCTTTTACAAAGTTCAAGTATGC TTTTATTCGGTTTGTAAGCCTAGAAGCTGCCTTGACTGCAGTCTCAAAGCTGGATGGTCTCATGGTGCAAAAGCGGAGGATCAGCGTTCAGCTTGCTCGAAACCACTGGAGAAACACCAATGAGAGAACAG TTCTTCATGATTTAATTACTTATGAAGACAAAGAAAAGGCTACACCAGATCTTTCAGAAGAGGAGATCAATGCAACCATAGCGCACACATGTTGTGAACAATGGCAGCAACATCGAAGAAGAAATGCAGACAAAG